In Gammaproteobacteria bacterium, one DNA window encodes the following:
- a CDS encoding FecR domain-containing protein produces the protein MQLGKLAHRFDGICSVILFLLMILSGSAVAEEWMYTVRPGDNLWNLTERHLKSMDYVPQLQQLNGVKNPYVIPPGTQLRIPVAWSKVHSTSAQVTSVYGAAAVQRGNQERMPVEQGMQLLIGDEIHSGNDAFVTVEFADNSHMRVQENTRLRFDNMRIFGDYGLTETLIDLQQGRTESTVPEKSGKATRFRIKTPSAVSSVRGTDFRVGVIEAQSGTSSEVLAGGVEVAGEKKNVKVPAGYGTMTAQGKPPVAPVKLLPPPDLSGTARYYQSLPLVIKFNPLAGAHMYRAQIAADRDFKNLRSEFTTASLPFRDGEIPDGDYWLRVRGIDGLSIEGKDAVIPFALNAYPEAPFILAPLPGGMAEPEKQQFKWAAQTDVSHYAIMISKDADFSTVLYFNPEVKENSVTLSESLTPGHYFWRIFSVSAREGAGPFSDTMAFRVPYPAPAVGEAQLDDGKMTFAWRAAEEGQRFQFQFARDREFTDIIHEESTAASQLTIAKPDSGTYYLRIKTIESDGFQGPWGKPQAVEVPFGISYWFMLLMLLPLLVLI, from the coding sequence ATGCAATTAGGAAAACTTGCGCACCGGTTTGACGGAATTTGCAGCGTAATATTGTTTTTGCTCATGATTCTATCGGGTTCTGCGGTTGCCGAAGAGTGGATGTATACCGTCCGTCCCGGCGACAATTTATGGAATCTGACCGAGCGCCATCTCAAAAGCATGGACTACGTGCCGCAATTGCAGCAGCTCAACGGCGTGAAGAATCCCTATGTGATACCACCCGGCACCCAGTTGCGCATCCCTGTGGCCTGGAGCAAGGTGCACAGCACATCGGCGCAGGTGACGAGTGTGTACGGTGCGGCGGCAGTGCAGCGCGGAAATCAAGAGCGTATGCCGGTCGAACAGGGCATGCAACTGCTGATCGGCGATGAAATACACAGCGGTAACGACGCTTTCGTGACGGTGGAGTTCGCCGATAATTCGCATATGCGGGTGCAGGAGAATACCCGGTTGCGTTTCGACAATATGCGCATCTTCGGTGATTACGGTTTGACCGAGACGCTGATCGATTTGCAGCAAGGACGCACGGAAAGCACGGTGCCGGAAAAATCCGGGAAAGCCACGCGCTTCAGGATCAAAACGCCGTCCGCGGTCAGTTCGGTGCGCGGCACGGATTTCCGGGTCGGGGTCATCGAGGCGCAATCGGGCACCAGCAGTGAGGTGCTGGCCGGTGGTGTCGAGGTTGCAGGTGAGAAAAAGAATGTCAAAGTGCCGGCCGGTTACGGCACGATGACCGCGCAGGGCAAGCCGCCGGTAGCGCCGGTCAAGCTGTTACCGCCGCCGGATTTGTCCGGGACGGCGCGTTACTACCAGAGTTTGCCGCTGGTGATTAAATTCAACCCGCTGGCGGGCGCGCACATGTACCGGGCGCAAATTGCCGCAGACCGGGATTTCAAAAATTTACGATCGGAATTTACCACCGCCAGTTTGCCTTTCCGCGATGGCGAAATTCCCGATGGAGACTACTGGCTGAGAGTGCGCGGGATCGATGGTTTATCGATCGAAGGTAAGGACGCGGTCATTCCTTTCGCGCTCAATGCCTATCCGGAAGCGCCTTTTATTCTCGCGCCGTTACCCGGCGGCATGGCGGAGCCGGAGAAGCAGCAATTCAAATGGGCGGCGCAGACCGACGTGTCGCATTATGCGATTATGATCAGCAAAGACGCCGATTTTTCGACTGTGCTGTATTTTAACCCCGAGGTCAAAGAAAACAGCGTGACGTTATCCGAATCGCTTACCCCCGGTCATTATTTCTGGCGCATTTTCTCGGTTTCGGCGCGTGAAGGCGCCGGGCCGTTCAGCGACACGATGGCGTTTCGCGTGCCCTATCCCGCACCGGCGGTGGGAGAAGCGCAGCTCGACGACGGCAAAATGACGTTCGCCTGGCGCGCCGCCGAGGAAGGTCAGCGTTTTCAGTTCCAGTTTGCGCGCGACCGGGAATTCACCGACATTATTCATGAGGAATCGACCGCGGCTTCGCAGTTGACGATCGCAAAACCGGACAGCGGCACCTATTATCTCCGCATCAAAACCATCGAATCGGACGGTTTTCAAGGGCCGTGGGGAAAGCCGCAGGCGGTTGAAGTTCCATTCGGTATCTCCTATTGGTTCATGCTGCTAATGCTATTGCCGCTGCTCGTGCTGATATGA
- a CDS encoding EAL domain-containing protein, translating to MTQAGRLWQRYSFAARIAILLTGVAYLAYAEVLERLDYILYDKIAVLQQYPQDPDIVIIAIDDESFKALGRWPWSRGVHAELINRLSSVGNSAAAIDLLLSEPQDSDPYADRLLAYAIAAHGGVIFPAAPALEAGTEALTLVQPLPLFTQQAALGHTDVELDSDGVARRVFLYAGINAPVWPALGLALTNPAAARAMNQALAQVEAAQAGDWVRAQEALIPYAGESGSFRKLSYAQVLFDDETLGSLRDKTVIIGMTATGMGARFATPLSPLNHQPMTGVEWHANVFSMLTTGRVIYPVRAGVTTVISVVWVSLVLAVIAWSGKSFTVPPLLALIAAAVFLAGLMLEFYRIWIPPGAALLGTLSLYPLWNWRRINDFLRTFWMSKAHSNAALESIGDGVIITDALDQVIYINKGAENILRTRLDQIKGKRLAEILGGDAKAGDWSGDQTEKDRMADSFGKPGMIECALKTAQGNERTVRITRNQLFDDQETVMGSVIAMTDITDRVELAQQVAHQQSYDALTKLPNRSRLLVQFDDQIQTIQDSGKIIAVFFITLDNFKKINDAMGHHAGDKLLQMVSARLCDFAAAEGILARWGGDEFVLLSSGLTKEGSAPAMAQKMLDAIRQRFEIDGLEVFVSASIGVSFYPEDGVSSEAVLERAGTAMYRVKKDGGNHFGFYSAESSVVWTRDQLELERELRAAIKNDELQVLFQPIVNAQSHRIARIEALVRWPHPKRGYLSPGEFLPLAEDIGQIEQLGEIVLRTSCIAAYKLRQLGYPVNVSVNVNPRQLLNPHFPQTIVQVLRDTGLPAKSLILEITESAIVNDMERVSKVLEEIKCLEILIALDDFGTGYSSLTLLRELPIDILKIDKSFVRTLDQNRNDLKIVQAIIGLGKNLGLTVIAEGVETEQQVKLLLQHACYYHQGFYFSRPIPYDALYELMQHKLHQAVPQ from the coding sequence ATGACCCAAGCGGGTAGGTTGTGGCAACGTTATTCATTTGCTGCGCGCATCGCGATCTTGCTGACCGGCGTTGCTTACCTGGCTTACGCGGAAGTGCTGGAACGTCTTGACTACATCCTGTACGACAAAATAGCCGTCCTGCAACAATATCCGCAGGATCCCGATATCGTCATCATCGCCATCGATGACGAAAGTTTCAAAGCGTTAGGCCGCTGGCCGTGGTCGAGAGGGGTGCACGCAGAACTCATCAACCGGCTGAGCTCGGTCGGCAACAGCGCGGCGGCTATCGACTTACTGCTGTCCGAACCGCAAGACAGCGATCCCTACGCCGACCGTTTATTGGCTTACGCCATTGCGGCGCACGGCGGCGTCATCTTTCCCGCGGCACCGGCCTTGGAAGCCGGCACGGAGGCGCTGACGCTGGTGCAGCCGCTGCCGTTGTTCACGCAACAGGCGGCGCTGGGGCATACCGATGTGGAACTGGATAGCGATGGCGTGGCACGGCGCGTTTTTTTATACGCCGGCATCAATGCGCCGGTATGGCCGGCGCTGGGGCTGGCGCTGACCAATCCGGCCGCGGCGCGCGCGATGAATCAAGCACTCGCTCAGGTGGAAGCGGCGCAGGCAGGGGATTGGGTGCGGGCGCAGGAAGCACTGATTCCGTATGCCGGAGAATCCGGCAGTTTCCGCAAGCTATCGTATGCGCAGGTTTTATTCGACGATGAAACCTTGGGTAGTTTAAGGGACAAGACGGTAATCATTGGCATGACGGCTACGGGCATGGGCGCACGCTTTGCCACACCGCTGTCGCCGCTCAATCATCAACCCATGACGGGGGTGGAATGGCATGCCAACGTGTTTTCTATGCTGACCACCGGGCGCGTCATTTATCCGGTTCGCGCGGGGGTCACAACCGTCATTTCGGTGGTATGGGTGAGCCTCGTTCTGGCAGTCATCGCCTGGAGCGGGAAGAGTTTCACCGTTCCGCCGCTGCTTGCATTGATCGCCGCTGCTGTATTTCTTGCGGGGTTGATGCTGGAGTTTTACCGCATTTGGATTCCTCCGGGTGCGGCCTTGCTCGGCACGCTGTCGCTGTATCCGCTGTGGAATTGGCGGCGCATCAATGATTTTTTGCGCACTTTCTGGATGAGTAAAGCGCATTCCAATGCCGCCTTGGAGTCGATCGGCGACGGTGTCATCATCACCGATGCCTTGGATCAGGTGATTTACATCAATAAAGGGGCGGAAAACATTCTGCGCACCCGGCTCGACCAGATCAAAGGAAAGCGGCTGGCGGAGATTCTCGGGGGCGATGCGAAAGCCGGCGATTGGTCCGGGGATCAAACCGAAAAGGATCGTATGGCGGACAGTTTCGGCAAACCTGGCATGATCGAGTGCGCGCTGAAAACGGCACAAGGCAACGAACGGACGGTACGGATTACGCGTAACCAGTTGTTCGACGATCAGGAAACCGTGATGGGATCGGTGATCGCGATGACCGATATCACCGATCGTGTCGAACTGGCGCAACAAGTGGCGCATCAGCAAAGCTACGATGCTTTGACCAAATTGCCGAACCGTTCAAGGCTGCTGGTGCAATTCGACGATCAGATTCAAACAATCCAAGATAGCGGCAAGATCATCGCGGTATTTTTTATCACCCTGGATAATTTCAAGAAAATCAACGATGCGATGGGACACCACGCCGGCGACAAACTGCTGCAAATGGTTTCCGCGCGTTTGTGCGATTTTGCCGCTGCCGAAGGTATTCTGGCGCGTTGGGGTGGCGATGAGTTCGTGCTGCTGTCGAGCGGATTGACGAAGGAGGGTTCCGCTCCCGCAATGGCGCAGAAAATGCTCGATGCCATCCGGCAACGGTTTGAGATCGACGGTTTGGAAGTGTTTGTGTCCGCCAGCATCGGTGTGAGCTTTTATCCCGAGGATGGGGTGTCCAGCGAGGCGGTTCTGGAGCGGGCCGGTACTGCGATGTACCGCGTCAAGAAGGATGGCGGCAATCACTTCGGCTTTTATTCCGCCGAATCGTCGGTGGTCTGGACGCGCGATCAGCTTGAATTGGAAAGGGAATTGCGCGCCGCGATCAAGAACGATGAATTGCAGGTGTTGTTTCAGCCGATCGTCAATGCGCAATCGCATCGTATCGCGCGCATCGAAGCACTGGTGCGCTGGCCGCATCCGAAGCGCGGTTATCTATCGCCAGGCGAATTCCTGCCACTGGCGGAGGACATCGGGCAGATCGAGCAATTGGGCGAGATCGTATTGAGAACGTCGTGCATTGCGGCATACAAACTCAGACAATTGGGTTATCCGGTGAACGTGTCGGTGAACGTGAATCCGCGGCAATTATTGAACCCGCATTTCCCGCAGACCATCGTGCAAGTGCTGCGCGATACCGGTCTGCCCGCCAAATCGCTGATACTGGAGATCACCGAAAGCGCCATCGTCAACGACATGGAACGGGTCAGCAAAGTATTGGAAGAGATCAAGTGTCTGGAAATTTTAATCGCCCTGGACGATTTCGGTACCGGTTATTCGTCGCTGACGCTGTTGCGCGAGTTGCCGATCGACATCCTGAAAATCGACAAATCGTTTGTACGCACATTGGATCAGAACCGCAACGATCTGAAAATCGTGCAGGCCATCATCGGGCTCGGGAAGAATCTCGGTCTGACCGTGATCGCGGAAGGGGTGGAAACGGAACAGCAGGTGAAGCTATTACTGCAACATGCGTGTTATTACCATCAGGGCTTTTATTTCAGCCGGCCTATTCCTTATGACGCATTGTACGAATTGATGCAGCACAAGCTGCATCAAGCCGTGCCGCAATAA
- the ppk1 gene encoding polyphosphate kinase 1, giving the protein MDTPDLKNPTLYINRELSLLEFNRRVIEQAKDETLPLLERLRFLCIASNNLDEFFEIRVAGLKQQAKYRSTQTGPDNLSPAEVLARVSETAHQFVQEQYSVWNDLIIPALTKDKIRLLRRSQWKPLPSRWIHRYFKDEVLPVLSPIGLDPAHPFPRVLNKNLYFIISLEGKDAFGRDSGLAIVQAPRSLPRVIQVPAKYSEGNHDFVMLSSIIHAHVGDLFPGMNVTGCYQFKVTRDSDLLIDDEAIDDLLRALEGELPSRRFSDAVRLEVADNCPDNLSSFLLQKFELQQNDLYQVAGPVNLGRLLAICDLVDRPELKFVGFTPDIPKRLLKNNNIFDTLHNGDILLHHPFQSFAPVIDFLRQAAADPNVLSIKQTLYRTGTDSAVVEALKVAARAGKEVTVVIELRARFDEEANIELASELQQAGAHVVYGVVNYKTHAKMILVVRREGRTLRRYVHLGTGNYHARTARLYTDYGLLSCDKAIGEDVNKLFHQLTGLGRAGKLKKLLQSPFTLHKGILNYIDKEISVAAAGKKAWIIAKMNALVDPEIIAALYKASQAGVKIDLIIRGICCLRPGIKGVSDNITVRSIVGRFLEHTRVYYFHNGGGEGQELVFCSSADWMTRNLHYRVEVCFPIEEKRTSDNVIDLGLLSYLSDNTQAWLLQSDGSYKRLKPGTSKPRSAQQLLLEHYCGTA; this is encoded by the coding sequence ATGGATACCCCTGATCTTAAAAACCCGACGCTGTATATCAATCGCGAACTGAGTCTGCTCGAATTCAACCGGCGCGTCATCGAGCAGGCCAAGGACGAAACCTTGCCGCTGCTGGAGCGATTGCGCTTCTTATGCATCGCCAGCAACAATCTGGATGAATTCTTTGAAATACGCGTCGCCGGTTTAAAGCAACAAGCCAAATACCGCTCGACGCAAACCGGTCCGGACAATCTGTCTCCGGCAGAGGTGCTGGCGCGCGTCAGCGAGACCGCGCATCAGTTTGTACAGGAACAATACAGCGTCTGGAACGATTTGATCATACCCGCGCTGACCAAGGACAAAATCCGCCTGCTGCGCCGCTCGCAGTGGAAACCGTTGCCCAGCCGCTGGATTCACCGCTACTTCAAGGACGAAGTATTACCGGTGTTGAGTCCGATCGGACTCGACCCGGCGCATCCTTTTCCCCGGGTGTTGAACAAGAACCTGTATTTCATCATTTCGCTGGAAGGCAAGGATGCCTTCGGGCGCGATTCCGGATTGGCGATCGTGCAAGCGCCGCGCTCGTTGCCGCGCGTCATTCAAGTTCCGGCGAAATACAGCGAGGGAAATCACGATTTTGTCATGCTCTCTTCGATCATTCATGCACATGTCGGCGACTTGTTCCCGGGCATGAATGTGACCGGTTGCTATCAATTCAAAGTGACGCGCGACAGCGACCTGCTGATCGACGATGAGGCCATCGACGATTTGCTGCGCGCACTCGAAGGCGAATTGCCGTCGCGCCGGTTCAGCGACGCCGTGCGCCTGGAAGTCGCGGACAACTGCCCGGATAATCTAAGCAGTTTTCTGTTACAGAAATTTGAACTGCAGCAGAACGATTTGTATCAGGTCGCCGGGCCGGTCAATCTCGGGCGTTTGCTGGCGATTTGCGATCTGGTCGACCGGCCGGAGCTGAAATTCGTCGGCTTTACCCCCGACATTCCGAAGCGTTTGCTGAAAAACAACAATATTTTCGACACGCTGCACAACGGTGACATCTTGCTGCATCACCCGTTTCAATCGTTTGCCCCGGTTATCGATTTTCTGCGCCAAGCCGCCGCCGATCCCAACGTATTGTCGATCAAGCAGACGCTGTACCGCACCGGAACCGATTCGGCCGTGGTCGAGGCGCTCAAGGTAGCGGCACGTGCCGGCAAAGAAGTCACGGTGGTGATCGAGCTGCGCGCCCGTTTTGACGAAGAAGCCAATATCGAACTGGCCAGCGAATTGCAGCAGGCCGGAGCGCATGTGGTGTACGGCGTGGTCAATTACAAGACGCACGCCAAAATGATTCTGGTGGTGCGCAGAGAAGGCCGCACGTTGCGCCGCTATGTGCATTTGGGTACCGGAAACTATCACGCCCGCACCGCGCGCTTGTATACCGACTACGGTCTGCTGAGTTGCGACAAGGCGATCGGCGAGGATGTCAACAAACTGTTTCACCAGCTCACCGGCTTGGGCCGCGCGGGCAAACTGAAGAAACTGTTGCAATCGCCTTTCACACTGCACAAAGGCATTCTGAATTACATCGACAAGGAAATCAGCGTAGCGGCGGCAGGGAAAAAAGCCTGGATCATCGCCAAAATGAACGCGCTGGTCGACCCCGAAATCATCGCCGCGCTGTACAAAGCATCGCAAGCGGGCGTCAAAATCGACCTGATCATCCGCGGCATTTGCTGCCTGCGTCCCGGTATCAAGGGCGTTTCCGACAATATCACCGTGCGTTCCATCGTCGGCCGTTTTCTCGAACACACCCGCGTGTACTATTTTCACAACGGCGGCGGCGAAGGTCAGGAACTGGTCTTCTGCTCCAGTGCCGACTGGATGACACGCAATCTGCATTACCGCGTCGAAGTGTGCTTCCCGATCGAGGAGAAACGCACCAGCGACAATGTCATCGATCTGGGGCTGCTGAGTTATTTGTCCGACAACACGCAAGCCTGGTTGCTGCAAAGCGACGGCTCGTACAAGCGCTTGAAACCCGGCACATCCAAGCCACGCTCAGCGCAGCAGCTGCTGCTGGAACATTATTGCGGCACGGCTTGA
- a CDS encoding PQQ-dependent sugar dehydrogenase yields the protein MKRPFKKILIAIALCLAVSLSAQAQRLQTEFDVRLVAEGLQFPWGMAFMPDGNVLVTEKVGRLRIITPDGKVSEPIKGVPAVFFQQQGGLLDVALDPEFAKNRLIYLSYAEPEGSRAGTAVARAELKDGSLENLQVIFRQVPKVLGSVHFGSRLAFAPDGNLFITLGDRGDFMEEAQNLSNHIGKIIRIRPDGSVPGDNPFVNNPQAKPEIWSYGHRSVQGATIHPQTGALWIHEHGPKGGDEINIPQAGKNYGWPKANYGMHYNGTPIKHEHAEQGFEEPIHYWVPSIAPSGMVFYTGKLFPAWRGNLFVGALAGRQLVRLTTGDNKILSEERLLTNTLRFRDVEQGPDGALYLLTDEDNGKLLKLSPK from the coding sequence ATGAAACGACCATTTAAAAAAATTCTGATCGCAATTGCTCTCTGTCTTGCTGTTTCACTCAGCGCGCAAGCGCAGCGTCTCCAAACCGAATTCGACGTGCGCTTGGTTGCCGAAGGATTGCAATTCCCCTGGGGCATGGCGTTCATGCCGGACGGCAATGTGCTGGTTACGGAAAAAGTTGGCCGGTTGCGCATCATCACACCGGATGGCAAGGTATCGGAACCCATCAAAGGCGTTCCGGCAGTTTTCTTTCAGCAGCAAGGGGGTTTGCTCGATGTCGCGCTGGATCCGGAATTTGCCAAGAACCGGCTGATTTACCTGTCGTACGCCGAGCCGGAAGGATCGCGGGCGGGCACGGCGGTCGCCCGGGCTGAATTAAAGGACGGCAGCCTGGAAAACTTACAGGTGATTTTCCGCCAGGTACCGAAAGTACTGGGGTCGGTGCATTTCGGTTCACGTCTGGCGTTTGCGCCGGATGGCAATCTGTTCATCACCTTGGGCGATCGCGGCGATTTTATGGAGGAAGCGCAGAACCTGAGCAATCACATCGGCAAGATTATCCGCATCCGCCCTGATGGCTCGGTGCCCGGCGACAACCCATTCGTCAACAATCCGCAAGCCAAACCGGAGATCTGGTCGTACGGTCATCGCAGCGTGCAGGGCGCAACCATCCATCCGCAAACCGGCGCATTGTGGATTCACGAGCATGGCCCGAAAGGCGGCGATGAAATCAATATTCCGCAAGCGGGAAAAAATTACGGCTGGCCCAAGGCCAACTACGGCATGCACTACAACGGCACGCCGATTAAGCACGAGCACGCCGAACAAGGCTTTGAAGAACCGATTCACTATTGGGTGCCGTCGATCGCACCATCCGGCATGGTGTTTTATACCGGCAAATTGTTTCCGGCATGGCGCGGCAACTTATTCGTCGGCGCTTTGGCCGGCCGGCAATTAGTCCGCCTGACCACCGGCGATAACAAAATTCTCAGCGAAGAACGGTTATTAACCAATACGCTGCGATTCCGCGACGTTGAACAAGGCCCGGACGGCGCGTTGTATTTGTTGACCGATGAAGACAATGGCAAATTGCTGAAACTGTCACCAAAATGA
- a CDS encoding TonB-dependent receptor, giving the protein MRTAIHFLMIMAGCTAIALPVWAQESKTPQSVILNPINITATRSERSPEQIPSSVTQITRTPQHNYQPGATLDEFARGTPGVFFQNQFNFTQDLRIAIRGFGARSSFGVRGIQMRVDGIPATLPDGQTQLDSIDPSLIERMDILRGPSASLYGNASGGMIDITTREAPPEKFVVMPRQVFGQYGYLKSELFMGGRNGNFGYSIFGSHLQQDGWRDQSAMQNTLFQTKLNFKTSEDSDLMLVFREFYSPLSKDPGALTGAEVRDNPRQASARNVQYNAGEEIRQEEIGLRFRNRFSAGKELTATTYLLHRDFQSRQQFFDGGQVQFDRWVGGLMMQFVNDHMLFNRPNRFLVGVDYGIQNDDRQRFNNNFGARGVLNLSQTERVQSTGPFFRNEWRVADKLDVVFGGRWDWLRYEVKDQFKSDGNQSGARTVSQTSGTAGLVYHVTSQQQIYAHTASVFEAPTTTELINNPAGKGGFNPNLNAQTSLSNELGFRGNTAGFQYDTAVFFIRTWNEITPFELASSPGRAFFRNAGQSRRIGVETRLATPEWKGLRGEVSYTFSDFEFEKYTANDTNLKGNTFPGIPRHRWEGLLRYAHPLGFFGQLHVHRVGAFFVNDTNSATNPAYTLGQLLLGWEKKHNNIEGSVFFGVNNLFDAQYNANTRINAALGRYYEPGPPLNVFGGVRVRVVVF; this is encoded by the coding sequence ATGCGTACTGCAATTCATTTTTTAATGATTATGGCCGGTTGCACTGCAATTGCTTTACCTGTTTGGGCGCAGGAATCCAAAACCCCGCAATCCGTCATTCTCAACCCGATCAACATCACCGCCACGCGCAGCGAGCGTTCACCGGAACAGATTCCGAGCAGCGTCACGCAGATCACGCGCACTCCGCAACATAACTATCAACCCGGCGCAACGTTGGACGAGTTCGCGCGCGGCACGCCAGGGGTGTTTTTTCAGAATCAGTTCAACTTCACGCAGGATTTGCGCATCGCGATCCGCGGGTTTGGCGCGCGCTCCTCGTTCGGGGTGCGCGGTATTCAGATGCGCGTCGACGGCATTCCGGCGACGTTGCCGGACGGGCAGACGCAGCTGGATTCGATCGATCCGTCGCTGATCGAGCGCATGGATATTCTGCGTGGACCTTCAGCGTCGCTGTACGGCAATGCTTCCGGCGGCATGATCGACATCACCACGCGCGAAGCGCCGCCGGAGAAATTCGTCGTGATGCCGCGCCAGGTGTTCGGGCAATACGGTTATCTGAAATCCGAGTTGTTCATGGGCGGGCGCAACGGCAATTTCGGCTACAGCATCTTCGGTTCGCACTTGCAGCAGGACGGCTGGCGCGATCAAAGCGCGATGCAGAACACTCTGTTTCAAACCAAGCTGAATTTCAAAACCAGCGAAGATTCGGATCTGATGCTGGTATTCCGCGAGTTTTATTCGCCGCTGTCCAAGGATCCCGGCGCGCTGACCGGCGCGGAAGTGCGCGACAATCCCCGGCAAGCTTCCGCACGCAATGTGCAGTACAACGCCGGTGAAGAAATCCGCCAGGAGGAAATCGGCTTGCGTTTCCGCAACCGCTTTTCCGCCGGTAAGGAGCTAACCGCGACAACCTATCTGCTGCACCGCGATTTCCAAAGCCGCCAGCAGTTTTTCGATGGCGGACAGGTGCAGTTCGATCGCTGGGTGGGCGGGTTGATGATGCAGTTCGTCAACGATCATATGCTGTTCAATCGCCCCAACCGCTTTCTGGTCGGCGTCGATTACGGCATCCAGAACGATGACCGGCAGCGTTTCAATAACAATTTTGGCGCGCGCGGCGTGTTGAACTTGAGCCAGACCGAGCGCGTGCAAAGTACCGGGCCGTTTTTCCGCAACGAATGGCGCGTGGCGGACAAATTGGATGTGGTGTTCGGCGGGCGTTGGGATTGGCTGCGGTATGAAGTCAAAGATCAATTCAAAAGCGACGGCAATCAATCCGGCGCGCGCACCGTATCGCAAACCAGCGGTACCGCCGGGCTGGTGTATCACGTGACCAGCCAGCAGCAGATTTACGCGCATACCGCGTCCGTTTTTGAAGCGCCGACTACGACAGAACTGATCAACAATCCCGCCGGAAAAGGCGGCTTCAATCCGAATCTGAACGCGCAAACGTCGCTCAGCAACGAACTCGGCTTTCGCGGCAACACCGCCGGATTCCAATACGACACCGCGGTGTTTTTTATCCGCACGTGGAACGAAATCACGCCGTTCGAGCTGGCCTCGTCGCCCGGCCGGGCATTTTTCCGCAACGCCGGACAATCGCGCCGGATCGGCGTCGAAACACGCCTAGCGACACCGGAATGGAAAGGTCTGCGTGGCGAAGTCAGTTACACGTTTTCGGATTTTGAATTTGAAAAATACACCGCCAACGATACCAACCTGAAAGGCAATACTTTCCCCGGCATTCCCCGTCACCGCTGGGAAGGCTTGCTGCGCTACGCACATCCGCTCGGATTTTTCGGGCAACTACACGTGCACCGCGTCGGCGCGTTTTTTGTCAACGACACCAATAGCGCAACCAACCCGGCGTATACCCTGGGGCAATTGCTGCTGGGATGGGAAAAGAAACACAACAATATCGAAGGCTCGGTGTTTTTTGGCGTCAACAACCTGTTCGACGCGCAATATAACGCCAACACGCGTATCAATGCCGCGCTCGGGCGGTATTATGAACCCGGCCCGCCGCTCAACGTGTTCGGCGGCGTGCGGGTGCGCGTCGTGGTGTTTTAA
- a CDS encoding AAA family ATPase has product MRKKKQLWLLAGGNGAGKSTFYRTRLAPAGLPFVNADILAKLLYPQAPEAHSYHAAKLAEHLRLQLLRQGRSFCFETVFSHPSKIDFAAQAKTLEYEIILVFIHLGDSALNQARIAQRVSEGGHNVPADKVISRIPRTLKLIKKTLPLCDHVYILDNSRADNPFQQLAVIRDGQIIFRLDVMPDWCRELLADYGAEK; this is encoded by the coding sequence TTGAGAAAGAAAAAACAACTGTGGCTACTGGCCGGGGGCAACGGTGCGGGCAAAAGTACTTTCTACCGTACCCGGCTGGCACCCGCAGGTCTGCCGTTTGTCAACGCGGATATCCTGGCCAAGCTGCTGTATCCGCAAGCGCCGGAAGCGCACAGCTATCACGCCGCCAAACTGGCGGAACACCTGCGCCTGCAATTGCTGCGGCAGGGCCGCAGTTTTTGTTTTGAAACGGTATTCTCGCATCCGTCGAAAATTGATTTTGCCGCGCAAGCCAAAACCCTCGAGTATGAAATCATTCTGGTGTTTATTCACTTGGGTGACTCAGCACTCAACCAAGCGCGGATCGCACAGCGAGTCAGCGAAGGCGGTCACAACGTTCCGGCCGATAAAGTGATCAGCCGGATACCCAGAACGCTCAAGCTAATTAAAAAGACGCTGCCGCTATGCGATCACGTATACATCCTCGACAATTCCCGCGCGGATAATCCGTTTCAACAACTGGCCGTTATTCGCGATGGACAGATCATATTCCGGCTTGATGTTATGCCTGATTGGTGTAGGGAATTGTTGGCCGATTATGGGGCAGAAAAATAA